In the Engystomops pustulosus chromosome 2, aEngPut4.maternal, whole genome shotgun sequence genome, one interval contains:
- the LOC140117647 gene encoding keratin, type II cytoskeletal cochleal-like, translated as MPNQTYSTSSKSGARNFSSSSSYTPRNMGGFSSTSYRMGPSFGSRSLYNMSSGGSRMSVGNVHPVRSSYMYGGRGFGGGGGSSSFSYRVGGGYGSGSGFGAGGGFGGGYGGGAGFGVGGGFGGYGVGFGGGLGPAGITPVTINQTLLKPLNLEIDPNIQRVRKEEKDQIKNLNNRFASFIDKVRHLEQHNKMLETKWAFLQDQKTVKSYLEPQFDIYINNLRRQLENLGGDRIRLEAELKTMQDTVEDYKNKYEDEINKRTTAENEFVILKKDVDAAYLNKTELEAKVGALIDEMNFLQGIFQMESQQLNDQISDTQVVVSMDNSRELDMDSIIADVKAQYEDMANKSRAEAESWYQNKYEELRITASKRGDDLRNTKNEIAENHRIVNRIKGEIDNCKAQRARLEAAISEAEDKGEAALRDAKNKLSELEDALQKCKQDMARQLREYQELMNVKLALDIEIATYRKLLEGEESRLCGDGGSVSISVVSSSTGGILSGGGGGYEGGSGFYQGGSGFSSGSGRNVMGSRFSSGSGFGSSSVAGGLHSGSSVGHVTGGLHSPGGYSSGGGGVSSVSIVRKTTSSTRKA; from the exons ATGCCGAACCAAACCTACAGCACCTCGTCTAAATCTGGAGCTAGAAACTTcagttcttcttcttcttataCACCAAGGAATATGGGTGGATTCAGTAGTACTTCTTATCGGATGGGTCCAAGCTTTGGTAGCAGAAGCCTTTACAATATGAGCTCAGGTGGAAGCAGAATGTCAGTTGGAAATGTTCATCCTGTCAGGAGCTCCTACATGTATGGTGGACGTGgatttggtggtggtggtggtagttcAAGCTTCAGCTATAGGGTTGGTGGTGGATATGGTTCTGGCTCTGGATTTGGTGCTGGTGGTGGATTTGGTGGTGGATATGGTGGAGGTGCTGGATTTGGTGTTGGTGGAGGATTTGGTGGTTACGGTGTTGGCTTTGGAGGTGGACTTGGTCCAGCAGGCATCACACCTGTTACCATTAACCAAACTCTACTTAAACCACTAAATTTGGAGATTGATCCAAATATACAGCGAGTAAGGAAAGAAGAAAAAGATCAAATTAAAAACCTCAACAACAGATTTGCCTCCTTCATTGACAAG GTCCGTCACCTGGAGCAACATAATAAAATGCTGGAGACTAAATGGGCATTCTTGCAAGACCAAAAAACGGTGAAAAGTTACCTAGAGCCCCAATTTGACATTTACATAAACAATCTAAGACGGCAGCTTGAAAACCTTGGTGGGGATAGAATAAGACTAGAAGCGGAACTTAAAACCATGCAAGATACGGTGGAGGATTATAAGAATAA ATACGAAGATGAAATCAATAAGCGCACCACTGCTGAAAATGAATTTGTTATTCTCAAAAAA GATGTGGATGCAGCCTATTTGAATAAAACTGAATTGGAGGCAAAGGTGGGAGCGCTGATCGATGAAATGAACTTCCTACAAGGAATTTTCCAGATG GAGTCACAACAACTAAATGACCAGATCTCAGACACACAAGTTGTTGTGTCCATGGATAACAGCAGAGAATTGGATATGGATAGCATTATTGCAGATGTCAAAGCCCAATATGAAGATATGGCTAATAAGAGCAGAGCAGAAGCTGAGTCATGGTATCAAAACAAG TATGAAGAGCTACGTATCACCGCTAGTAAGCGTGGAGATGACTTAAGGAACACCAAAAATGAAATTGCTGAAAATCACAGAATTGTGAACAGAATTAAAGGAGAAATAGACAATTGCAAAGCACAG CGAGCCAGGCTAGAAGCTGCTATATCTGAAGCTGAAGACAAAGGCGAAGCCGCTCTTCGTGATGCTAAAAACAAACTCTCTGAGTTGGAGGACGCTCTACAGAAGTGCAAGCAGGACATGGCTCGCCAGCTGAGAGAATACCAGGAGCTGATGAACGTCAAACTGGCTCTGGATATTGAGATCGCCACCTACAGGAAACTGCTGGAAGGAGAGGAGAGCAG ATTGTGTGGAGACGGCGGCTCGGTCAGCATCT CGGTGGTGAGCTCTAGCACCGGAGGAATCCTctctggtggtggaggaggatatGAAGGAGGAAGCGGATTCTACCAAGGAGGATCTGGATTCAGTTCTGGCAGTGGAAGAAATGTCATGGGAAGCAGATTTAGCAGTGGTAGTGGCTTCGGCTCCAGCTCTGTCGCAGGGGGGTTACATAGTGGTTCTTCTGTTGGGCATGTTACAGGTGGTCTGCACAGCCCTGGGGGCTACTCCTCTGGTGGTGGAGGCGTTTCAAGTGTTAGTATTGTCAGAAAAACAACATCAAGCACCAGAAAAGCCTAA